The following are encoded together in the Primulina eburnea isolate SZY01 unplaced genomic scaffold, ASM2296580v1 ctg507_ERROPOS390280, whole genome shotgun sequence genome:
- the LOC140821325 gene encoding protein RALF-like 34, whose translation MASSRHFLFILPLILLIFLASAQTDKSTFGITGDTLNQYEEMEVSFYDDEEELAEGIDEELMTHGASTRRSLFWGKAIRYYISYGALSANRIPCPPRSGRSYYTHNCYRARGPVHPYTRGCSAITRCRR comes from the coding sequence ATGGCTTCCTCCAGGCACTTCCTCTTCATCCTCCCACTCATTCTCCTTATTTTCCTCGCTTCAGCTCAAACCGACAAATCCACATTCGGAATCACAGGAGACACGCTGAATCAGTACGAAGAGATGGAGGTGTCATTCTACGACGACGAGGAGGAGCTCGCAGAAGGAATAGACGAAGAACTCATGACACACGGAGCCTCGACTCGGAGGTCGTTGTTCTGGGGGAAAGCGATCAGGTACTACATCTCCTACGGCGCGCTGTCGGCGAACAGGATCCCGTGCCCGCCCAGATCTGGGAGGTCGTACTACACGCACAACTGCTACAGAGCCAGGGGCCCCGTGCATCCCTACACCCGAGGCTGCTCCGCCATCACCCGCTGCAGAAGGTAA
- the LOC140821312 gene encoding PI-PLC X domain-containing protein At5g67130-like yields the protein MRTAEEIQMRVLCSLHIKLFLISAFLFGYSFCLKIDETCSTSSNTCDAGLICGSCPANGNTRARCTRVQPLIPTTKVKGLPFNKYSWLTTHNSYARTGSTSGTGSVLLSPINQEDSVTNQLQNGVRGLMLDMYDFNDDIWLCHSFGGNCLNVTAFQPAINVLNEIQDFLEKNPTEIVTIFIEDYVTSPQGLTKVFNASGLSQYWFPLSEMPKNGGDWPTVDDMVQKNYRLLVFTSKSSKEASESIAYEWNYVVENQYGNGGMNGSCFSRSESSPMNTTSKSLVLMNYFPTDPNATEACVDNSKDLATMMKTCYDADGKRWPNFIAVDFYQRSDGGGAAEAVDEANGHMTCGCVSIAYCRANATSGTCDVPLLSPPPPAQLPPDATTAQDPGSGSWIIRPLRLHRIILIISNMVLLLCNSHLFGYNSFSI from the exons ATGCGGACAGCCGAAGAGATTCAAATGCGG GTTCTGTGTTCTCTGCATATAAAGCTGTTTTTGATCTCAGCTTTCCTCTTCGGATATTCTTTTTGCCTCAAG ATTGACGAAACTTGTTCCACCTCGAGTAATACTTGCGACGCAGGTTTGATCTGCGGCTCTTGTCCCGCGAATGGCAACACCCGGGCCCGATGCACTCGCGTTCAGCCGCTGATTCCCACCACCAAG GTTAAAGGGTTGCCGTTTAACAAGTATTCATGGCTGACGACCCACAATTCGTACGCTCGGACCGGGTCGACATCGGGGACGGGCTCTGTTCTCTTGTCTCCCATCAATCAGGAAGATTCCGTCACCAATCAGCTCCAA AATGGTGTGCGAGGGCTTATGCTTGATATGTATGACTTCAACGATGACATTTGGTTGTGTCACTCCTTCGGCGGAAATTGTTTAAATGTCACCGCGTTT CAACCTGCGATTAACGTGTTGAATGAAATTCAAGATTTTCTCGAAAAGAATCCGACCGAAATCGTCACCATAttcattgaggactatgtgacATCTCCTCAAGGCTTGACGAAAGTGTTTAATGCATCTGGCCTGAGTCAATACTGGTTCCCTTTATCTGAAATGCCTAAAAACGGTGGAGATTGGCCGACGGTGGATGATATGGTTCAGAAGAATTATCGGTTGCTGGTCTTTACCTCTAAATCCTCGAAGGAGGCTTCTGAAAGTATAGCATATGAATGGAACTACGTGGTGGAAAATCAGT ATGGTAACGGTGGGATGAATGGTTCTTGTTTCAGTCGTTCTGAATCATCCCCCATGAACACGACTTCAAAATCTTTGGTCTTGATGAACTACTTCCCAACGGATCCTAATGCAACAGAGGCTTGTGTAGACAATTCTAAGGATCTGGCCACTATGATGAAGACTTGTTATGACGCAGATGGTAAACGGTGGCCAAATTTCATCGCAGTTGATTTTTACCAG AGGAGTGACGGGGGAGGTGCAGCCGAAGCTGTTGATGAAGCAAACGGACATATGACATGTGGTTGTGTCAGCATAGCCTATTGCAGG GCGAATGCGACATCTGGTACATGTGACGTCCCCTTACTTTCGCCTCCACCACCGGCTCAATTACCTCCAGACGCCACCACAGCACAAGATCCTGGAAGTGGTTCCTGGATTATCAGACCACTCCGACTTCATCGGATTATTTTGATAATTTCAAACATGGTTCTCTTGCTGTGTAATTCCCACCTATTTGGCTACAATTCCTTTTCTATTTAA
- the LOC140821301 gene encoding uncharacterized protein gives MKEAFAQKLAEEKAARKAARKAAAAERKAREQRGSSSQAATEDRVEEELASQMPVEKGTLATAEAGQAGTSPNVQTAKTSEPKERGVILIEGEDESSDRPLQTTKKRKASKELVRVEPRVVQGSGLVPPMSTDGTTSPSPAVPETIFSAGSSSIGFHTLKRVATPADETMLLASKAGDLMMESFNLLLASGQMARAAFEKMGAYQKSTEARAASAQALHDEAQARIVQLQELHADALLGQSTTIDCLQGQLGEARAEIVSLKAQLEKAEARVEKLDLDARAALDNFVLATQRVAELEATLAAREADLKARAILEEEWRAAFLTTAEFQQLVINKAFPYFKAGFNKCKAQVREAGLLPLEKKGILDLARAVNSLPEDGAELPAEEESEVEEDSGPETAS, from the exons ATGAAAGAGGCCTTTGCCCAAAAGTTGGCTGAGGAAAAAGCGGCTAGGAAAGCTGCCCGGAAGGCCGCTGCTGCTGAAAGGAAGGCACGAGAGCAGCGGGGGTCTTCATCCCAGGCGGCTACTGAAGACCGGGTCGAGGAGGAGCTGGCATCCCAGATGCCTGTCGAAAAAGGGACCTTGGCTACTGCTGAGGCCGGGCAGGCTGGTACCTCTCCTAACGTCCAGACTGCCAAGACCTCCGAGCCCAAGGAGCGAGGGGTTATTCTAATCGAAGGGGAGGACGAGTCCTCAGACCGGCCCCTCCAAACCACTAAGAAAAGGAAAGCTTCAAAAGAGCTTGTCCGTGTTGAGCCCCGGGTGGTTCAGGGGTCCGGGCTTGTCCCGCCAATGTCTACAGATGGCACTACTTCCCCCTCCCCCGCAGTGCCCGAGACCATTTTCTCGGCCGGAAGTTCGTCGATAGGCTTCCACACGCTGAAGCGAGTGGCAACTCCTGCCGATGAGACCATGCTTCTGGCTTCGAAGGCCGGGGATCTGATGATGGAGAGTTTCAATCTCCTACTAGCT AGCGGGCAAATGGCTAGAGCGGCCTTTGAGAAGATGGGTGCTTATCAAAAAAGCACTGAGGCCCGGGCAGCCTCCGCCCAGGCTCTCCATGATGAGGCCCAGGCCCGCATAGTTCAGCTCCAAGAGCTCCATGCGGATGCCCTCCTTGGCCAGAGCACCACAATAGACTGCTTGCAGGGCCAGCTCGGGGAGGCTCGGGCAGAAATCGTCTCGCTGAAGGCTCAATTGGAGAAGGCAGAGGCCAGGGTTGAAAAGTTAGATTTAGATGCACGGGCTGCCCTGGATAATTTCGTGCTGGCCACTCAGAGGGTGGCTGAGCTGGAGGCTACTCTTGCAGCCCGGGAAGCGGATCTTAAGGCTCGGGCCATTTTAGAAGAGGAGTGGCGGGCTGCTTTCCTTACTACTGCAGAATTTCAGCAGCTGGTGATAAATAAAGCATTTCCTTATTTCAAGGCGGGCTTTAATAAATGCAAAGCGCAAGTGAGGGAAGCCGGCCTTCTGCCTCTGGAAAAGAAAGGCATACTGGACTTAGCCCGGGCTGTTAACTCCCTGCCCGAGGACGGTGCTGAGCTCCCGGCTGAGGAGGAATCCGAGGTGGAGGAGGACTCGGGGCCAGAGACTGCTTCTTAA